The following are encoded in a window of Harmonia axyridis chromosome 7, icHarAxyr1.1, whole genome shotgun sequence genomic DNA:
- the LOC123684793 gene encoding probable serine/threonine-protein kinase kinX has translation MDLSIVLYLHIIFVSVFCQNQSQSADPRHKRTVGVILKNVADVFGYDVIKRPSALGARPAAPPAMPPPPPAPPAMPPAPPAPPAMPPAPPAPPAMPPAPPAPPAMPPPPPPKPGLQPPPPPPMPPQAPPPAPPTQPPPIPPQQPITYPPIRPPPFLTDVVRKSFNLNFSWNRGPQTPAPPAAPPSPPAPPPAQPQPPAAPQNPAPAPPGPPSPQSPPPAPAPPGPPPPPQNPPPAPQSPPPPPPPPKPSAVPNPPPPPPPKAPVGPPKQRPPAKPGKPCNYDDLELYQRRNQESEEADYDGDRPQKYQLDFPDYESAEERGDSKRHIHPEPFQNHFHDRIKFKKNYHDFWQKSPLTVDKGYRYLTKPIIAEESKRLDHFPRGFSHNEHQEESQLNPVFSHHSRIDHFPDGFSVFNFHDTRSNLNRLSKRSVVEKKDSSPDKREVSSHLVYNLPKLAYSNTLEQTVSKAFDNEKIYGPYREVNDHILKFLNRNKAPKPVNQVFDQEKIYGPYRQVNKEILNFIHNKFANDAARINQNKPQQYLNIDEKQFLENYPINLKIHGDVNYKADLDKVSNHEDNKDISKAKVIDFGHGKGSIDENKRSDSEDKDEIKKHDEKEEDHKEDIKEEHNAESEEDEKNNGKSKIHNIEYSTNNKEEEGEKTKADEKSNEEDSFSLINKEKIHKAGPDFFRNNNGNEEYNHEFIHPDSEDESVENANEDIKKNKENTSNERIENNHDDEEESGNIENDDKSAENEDIQKEEVGSDVSPEHRNSQRQEEEEEVESEASPGRRNSQRQEEEEEVESEASPEHRNSQRQEEDEEVESEASPDHRNSQQRQEEEDEAESEASPEHSNSKYHQREEDEDVDSESSSEDNAQQRREEEEEEVPRKAHDLKAEKLPRAEPLKLNEAPEISPFYFLDPPKLNPHDTPFFEYYSVLPVKNEKVQHFNPYGHYQAQLQNEDIGGWIPSGFNPQEIKNLNPFNPYSQQQNLKKQEVEDNGRDSEETLYTLVPAASIRELYTSEKIVPIPFDVEYSGSEKRQRVVKRSKELKKPEVTSNIESYLPEKYDENFNYDFPEPQISDYSAIEKIEADEDEENLSPSATVLDNEYRKKKTTVIMKKNVFVQ, from the coding sequence ATGGACCTATCGATAGTGCTTTACCTCCACATTATTTTCGTATCGGTGTTTTGTCAAAATCAATCTCAAAGTGCCGATCCAAGGCATAAAAGAACAGTTGGTGTGATTCTCAAAAATGTAGCGGATGTTTTCGGTTATGATGTTATCAAAAGACCGTCGGCACTTGGAGCTCGCCCTGCAGCACCCCCTGCGATGCCTCCACCACCTCCAGCACCTCCTGCGATGCCTCCAGCACCTCCAGCTCCTCCTGCGATGCCTCCAGCACCTCCAGCTCCTCCTGCAATGCCTCCAGCACCTCCAGCCCCTCCTGCAATGCCTCCACCTCCTCCTCCAAAACCAGGACTCCAACCACCACCTCCTCCACCAATGCCACCTCAAGCTCCTCCACCTGCACCTCCAACACAACCTCCTCCAATTCCTCCACAACAACCAATAACTTATCCACCTATCAGACCTCCACCGTTCTTGACAGATGTTGTCAGAAAATCTTTCAACCTCAACTTCTCCTGGAATAGAGGTCCTCAAACACCAGCTCCTCCTGCTGCACCTCCAAGTCCTCCAGCACCTCCTCCAGCTCAACCACAGCCTCCAGCGGCACCTCAAAATCCAGCTCCAGCTCCACCAGGACCTCCATCACCTCAAAGTCCACCTCCAGCTCCAGCACCACCAGGACCTCCACCACCTCCACAGAACCCTCCTCCAGCTCCTCAGAGTCCTCCACCACCTCCACCTCCGCCAAAACCCTCTGCTGTTCCAAATCCTCCTCCTCCACCACCCCCAAAAGCTCCAGTTGGACCTCCAAAGCAACGACCTCCTGCTAAACCCGGAAAACCATGTAACTACGATGATTTAGAGCTGTATCAGAGGAGAAACCAAGAATCGGAAGAAGCAGATTATGACGGAGATAGACCTCAAAAATACCAGTTGGATTTTCCAGATTACGAAAGTGCTGAAGAAAGAGGCGATTCTAAGAGGCATATTCATCCTGAGCCTTTCCAGAATCACTTCCATGATAGAATTAAGTTCAAGAAGAACTATCATGATTTCTGGCAGAAATCCCCTTTGACAGTCGACAAAGGTTATCGATATCTCACGAAACCAATAATAGCAGAAGAATCTAAAAGGTTGGATCATTTTCCAAGAGGTTTTTCTCATAATGAACATCAAGAAGAGAGTCAGTTGAATCCAGTTTTCAGCCATCATAGCCGTATCGATCATTTTCCTGATGGTTTTTCCGTATTCAATTTTCACGACACAAGATCTAACCTGAACAGACTATCAAAAAGGTCAgtagttgaaaaaaaggacAGTTCACCAGATAAAAGAGAAGTGTCTTCTCATTTAGTATATAATCTTCCAAAGTTAGCATATAGTAACACATTGGAACAAACTGTGTCCAAGGCATTTGACAATGAGAAAATTTATGGACCTTATAGAGAAGTCAACgatcatattttgaaatttctcaaCAGAAATAAGGCTCCGAAACCAGTTAATCAAGTTTTTGACCAGGAAAAAATTTACGGACCTTATAGACAAGTAAACAAAGAAATTCTTAATTTTATACACAACAAATTTGCTAATGATGCTGCTAGGATAAACCAAAATAAGCCACAACAATACCTAAACATCGATGAAAAACAATTCTTGGAAAACTATCCGATAAACTTAAAAATTCATGGAGATGTGAACTACAAGGCTGATTTGGATAAAGTCAGCAATCATGAAGATAACAAAGATATTTCTAAAGCAAAAGTAATTGACTTTGGACATGGTAAAGGAAGTATAGACGAAAATAAAAGAAGTGATTCAGAAGATaaagatgaaataaaaaaacatgaTGAGAAAGAAGAAGACCATAAAGAAGACATAAAAGAAGAACACAATGCTGAAAGTGaagaagatgaaaaaaataatggaaaatctAAGATCCATAATATTGAATacagcaccaataataaagaagaagaGGGAGAGAAAACAAAAGCTgacgaaaaatcaaatgaagaaGATTCCTTCAGCCTCATCAACAAAGAGAAAATTCATAAAGCTGGCCCTGATTTTTTCAGAAACAACAATGGAAATGAAGAGTATAATCATGAATTCATACATCCAGATTCTGAAGACGAATCTGTGGAAAATGCTAATGAAGATATcaagaaaaataaggaaaacaCTTCAAATGAACGCATAGAAAACAATCACGACGATGAGGAAGAATCGGGTAATATTGAAAATGATGACAAATCCGCAGAAAATGAAGATATACAGAAAGAAGAGGTTGGATCTGATGTTTCTCCAGAACATAGAAATTCTCAACGccaagaagaagaggaagaagtcGAATCTGAGGCTTCTCCAGGACGTAGAAATTCACAACGccaagaagaagaggaagaagttGAATCTGAGGCTTCTCCAGAACATAGAAATTCTCAACGCcaagaagaagatgaagaggtTGAATCTGAGGCTTCTCCAGACCATAGAAACTCACAACAACGCCAAGAAGAAGAGGATGAAGCTGAGTCTGAGGCTTCTCCCGAACACAGCAATTCTAAATATCATCAGAGGGAGGAGGACGAAGATGTTGATTCTGAATCTTCTTCAGAAGACAATGCTCAACAACGgcgagaagaagaagaggaagaagttCCAAGAAAAGCTCATGATCTCAAGGCTGAAAAGCTACCTAGAGCTGAACCCTTAAAACTGAATGAAGCTCCAGAAATCTCaccattttattttttagatCCACCAAAGCTCAATCCACATGATACACCTTTCTTTGAATACTATTCTGTACTTCCAGTGAAAAACGAAAAAGTTCAACATTTCAACCCTTATGGGCATTACCAAGCACAGCTCCAAAATGAAGACATTGGTGGATGGATTCCTTCTGGATTCAACCCTCAAGAAATCAAAAACTTGAACCCGTTCAATCCATACAGCCAACAgcaaaatttgaagaaacaagAAGTCGAGGATAACGGGAGAGATAGTGAAGAAACTCTATATACTTTAGTACCTGCTGCTAGTATCAGAGAGTTATATACTTCAGAAAAAATAGTTCCAATCCCATTTGATGTTGAATATAGTGGGTCTGAAAAAAGACAGAGAGTTGTTAAACGGTCGAAAGAACTCAAAAAACCTGAAGTAACGTCTAATATTGAATCTTATCTACCagaaaaatatgatgaaaatttcaattatgattTTCCTGAACCTCAAATCAGTGACTACTCCGCGatagaaaaaattgaagcaGATGAGGATGAAGAGAACCTTTCACCCAGTGCTACAGTCCTCGATAACGAATATCGTAAAAAGAAAACCACAGTGATTATGAAAAAAAACGTGTTTGTTCAATAG